One genomic region from Vicinamibacteria bacterium encodes:
- a CDS encoding YpdA family putative bacillithiol disulfide reductase yields the protein MIDVAIVGGGPSGLAVAIDCTKNGLSYVILEKGALVDAIRRFPINMVFFTTPDLLEIGDLPLVTAREKPTRLEALKYYRRVVEHYRLRLRLYEKVEAVRPVNGHFELETSYQRGQVGRPECVSARKLVLAMGYYDNPNNLEIPGENLPKVSHYYTEAHPYFGLDVAVIGGANSAAETALDLYRSGVSVTLIHRGAELSSHIKYWVRPDIQNRIDRGEISAHLETEVVEILPEKLRLRRNGKVFEMANDAVLALTGYHPDYRFLKAIGIEVDDRSGKPRVDPETCETNVPGVYLAGGIVAGKQTNQIFIENGRFHGRKIVEHIVRR from the coding sequence GTGATCGACGTCGCCATCGTCGGCGGGGGGCCGAGCGGGCTCGCCGTCGCCATCGACTGCACGAAGAACGGGCTTTCCTACGTCATCCTGGAGAAAGGAGCCCTGGTCGATGCGATCCGCCGCTTCCCCATCAATATGGTCTTCTTCACGACGCCCGATCTTCTCGAGATTGGGGACTTGCCTCTCGTGACCGCCCGGGAGAAACCGACGCGACTCGAAGCGCTCAAGTACTACCGGCGCGTGGTGGAACATTATCGGTTGCGCCTGAGGCTCTACGAGAAAGTGGAAGCCGTCCGGCCGGTGAACGGACATTTCGAGCTCGAGACCTCGTATCAACGTGGGCAGGTGGGGCGTCCCGAGTGCGTTTCGGCGCGAAAGCTCGTCCTGGCCATGGGATACTACGACAATCCCAATAACCTCGAGATTCCGGGAGAGAACCTCCCGAAGGTGTCCCACTACTACACCGAAGCCCATCCGTATTTCGGGCTCGACGTAGCGGTCATTGGCGGAGCGAACTCGGCAGCCGAGACGGCACTCGACCTCTACCGCTCGGGTGTTTCGGTCACGCTGATCCATCGAGGCGCCGAGCTTTCGAGTCATATCAAGTACTGGGTACGGCCCGACATCCAGAATCGGATCGACCGCGGGGAGATAAGCGCCCATCTCGAGACCGAGGTCGTCGAGATCCTCCCCGAGAAGCTCCGTCTGCGGCGGAACGGTAAGGTCTTCGAGATGGCGAACGACGCCGTCCTGGCGCTCACGGGTTATCATCCCGACTACCGCTTTCTGAAGGCCATCGGCATCGAAGTCGACGACCGATCGGGCAAACCGCGCGTCGACCCCGAGACTTGTGAGACGAACGTCCCGGGAGTCTATCTGGCAGGAGGCATCGTCGCCGGCAAGCAGACGAACCAGATCTTTATCGAGAACGGGCGTTTCCACGGAAGAAAGATCGTGGAGCATATCGTTCGCCGGTGA
- a CDS encoding DUF533 domain-containing protein → MAFLDRMVSDLIGKSTGFNARPFVRAVGGKNILLLGGALVAGALAAEKMREPATPSNVPPPPLPLPPVPPLPVPQTSDSDPVTADQALSTDLLFAIVRVMAASALADGEIHADERRVIESRLDESGLSAEQVRRIQKDMVIPPGPGELSDMVETAEDRELVYRFAALVVLADGEISQLERAWLDKLAAAMALGDGRREALEREIFEESSS, encoded by the coding sequence ATGGCGTTTCTCGACCGGATGGTGTCGGACCTCATCGGGAAATCAACCGGGTTCAACGCGCGACCGTTCGTACGGGCCGTCGGCGGCAAGAACATCCTCCTGCTCGGCGGCGCCCTGGTCGCCGGTGCTCTCGCCGCCGAGAAGATGCGCGAACCCGCCACGCCATCGAACGTTCCTCCGCCCCCTCTACCCCTTCCGCCGGTTCCGCCCCTACCCGTTCCTCAGACGTCTGACTCGGACCCGGTGACGGCGGACCAGGCCCTCTCCACGGATCTGCTCTTTGCCATCGTCCGCGTGATGGCTGCTTCGGCCCTTGCGGACGGAGAGATTCACGCCGACGAACGTCGAGTCATCGAGAGCCGCCTGGACGAATCGGGCCTCTCCGCCGAACAGGTGCGACGCATCCAGAAGGACATGGTGATTCCGCCAGGTCCGGGCGAGCTTTCGGACATGGTCGAAACGGCCGAGGACCGCGAGCTCGTCTACCGATTCGCCGCATTGGTCGTGCTCGCCGACGGTGAGATCTCGCAGCTCGAACGAGCGTGGCTCGACAAGCTCGCGGCCGCCATGGCGCTCGGAGACGGCCGTCGTGAAGCGCTGGAGCGCGAGATTTTCGAGGAGTCTTCGAGCTGA
- a CDS encoding universal stress protein, with protein MTETDSTSSSKYRRLLCPVDFSDISRRALEWTLSFSKELQASVTLLHVIDSRMTSVGNLVNIPDVSHELRQRADGMLHEWQRVLNLSRVKIEIREGVPDQEVVNATREAPVDLLIMGTHGFGGFQRLLLGSVTEKVLHRVRVPLMTISQASALEPSKRPTRVVTAVDLGAESSEVVRHGLFLARHFAVSLVAAHVLPVPDVVLNYRTVEQLGAEELARLTKRITEERRKELEQLMSHATDVDVEIETAVGRPYAILTGLVRDTDLLVMGAGGHGEAALGWLGSVCHKMVRSAPCPVLIVR; from the coding sequence ATGACCGAGACTGATTCCACTTCTTCGTCGAAATATCGTCGGCTACTCTGCCCCGTCGATTTCTCCGACATCTCTCGCCGCGCCCTGGAGTGGACGCTGAGCTTTTCGAAGGAGCTCCAAGCGAGCGTGACGCTCTTGCACGTCATCGACTCGCGGATGACGTCGGTGGGGAACCTCGTCAACATTCCCGACGTTTCCCACGAGCTCCGCCAGCGAGCCGACGGGATGCTTCATGAGTGGCAGCGCGTACTGAATCTGTCGCGGGTGAAAATCGAAATCAGGGAAGGTGTGCCCGATCAGGAGGTGGTGAACGCCACCCGAGAAGCCCCGGTGGATTTGTTAATCATGGGGACTCATGGTTTCGGCGGGTTCCAGCGGCTGCTGCTGGGCTCGGTCACCGAAAAGGTACTGCACCGGGTCCGTGTACCCCTCATGACGATCTCCCAAGCTTCGGCGCTCGAGCCGTCGAAACGGCCCACGAGAGTGGTGACGGCTGTGGACCTGGGAGCCGAATCGAGCGAGGTGGTGCGTCACGGGCTGTTTCTCGCCCGTCACTTCGCGGTCAGCCTGGTGGCCGCTCACGTTCTTCCCGTGCCCGACGTGGTCTTGAACTATCGTACCGTCGAGCAGCTCGGGGCGGAAGAGCTCGCCCGCTTGACGAAGAGGATCACGGAAGAGCGACGAAAGGAGCTCGAGCAATTGATGTCCCATGCGACCGATGTCGATGTCGAGATCGAAACCGCGGTGGGCCGGCCCTATGCAATCTTGACCGGTCTCGTGCGAGATACCGATCTGCTCGTCATGGGCGCGGGCGGTCACGGGGAAGCGGCACTCGGCTGGCTCGGCTCGGTCTGCCACAAGATGGTGCGATCGGCCCCATGTCCGGTTCTCATCGTACGTTGA
- a CDS encoding CBS domain-containing protein translates to MRVEELMTTDVTTVERNDELSVVDDLMKMKRIRHLPVVEKGRLVGIVTQRDLFHAGLSNAMGFGEKARKEFLGTVVVKEVMTDEVVTVGPEEAVKSAAKKMLEHKIGCLPVVREGKLLGILTETDLVRLLVDS, encoded by the coding sequence ATGAGAGTGGAAGAGTTGATGACCACGGATGTGACGACGGTCGAGCGCAACGACGAGTTGAGCGTCGTCGACGATCTCATGAAGATGAAGCGCATTCGACATCTCCCCGTAGTCGAGAAGGGACGTCTCGTCGGAATCGTCACCCAGCGTGATTTGTTCCACGCCGGTCTCTCGAATGCGATGGGGTTCGGCGAGAAGGCGCGCAAGGAGTTCCTGGGAACGGTTGTCGTCAAGGAGGTCATGACCGACGAGGTCGTCACCGTCGGGCCCGAAGAAGCCGTCAAGAGCGCGGCCAAGAAGATGCTCGAGCACAAAATCGGCTGCCTCCCCGTCGTACGGGAAGGCAAACTGCTCGGAATCCTCACCGAGACCGACTTGGTGCGTTTGCTCGTCGATTCCTGA
- a CDS encoding universal stress protein, which yields MRIERILLPTDFSETAEHAAKLAARLAVQHGARIDVFHAVTLDADDPMMLEKAMDEYLRDVGEDVLDELAKRSESLRRRGIPVQLSTSRSTSASDAILDKVDELRPDLVVMGTQGRTGLGKLVLGSVAETVVRHAPGHVLTVGKDARVSDSGDGFGRILVPVDFSPLSPRSIEVARSLLGSDGELVLHHVVSNPVLPSLYAGSFVRMFQVDPELPERIRDELSSLYGGPGEIIVTEGQVVEELLATVESRAVELIVMGTKGLSGLEHVLVGSVTERIVRLARAPVLSVK from the coding sequence ATGAGAATAGAGCGAATCCTGCTGCCGACCGATTTTTCGGAAACGGCCGAACATGCGGCGAAGCTGGCCGCTCGGCTCGCGGTCCAGCACGGAGCCCGGATCGACGTGTTTCACGCGGTCACTCTCGATGCCGACGATCCGATGATGCTGGAAAAGGCGATGGACGAGTATCTGCGTGACGTAGGCGAGGACGTCCTGGACGAGCTTGCTAAACGGTCGGAAAGCCTGCGCCGCCGGGGCATCCCGGTGCAGCTCTCGACCTCTCGCAGTACATCGGCTTCCGATGCCATTCTGGACAAGGTGGACGAGTTGAGGCCTGACCTCGTGGTCATGGGAACCCAGGGACGCACCGGCCTGGGCAAGCTCGTACTGGGGAGCGTGGCGGAGACGGTCGTCCGTCACGCACCCGGTCACGTGCTCACCGTGGGAAAAGACGCGCGAGTGTCCGACAGCGGGGATGGATTCGGGCGGATTCTGGTGCCCGTCGACTTCTCGCCTCTTTCGCCGCGCTCCATCGAGGTGGCCCGTTCATTGCTCGGGTCCGACGGTGAGCTGGTCCTGCATCACGTGGTCAGCAACCCGGTGCTTCCCTCGCTCTACGCGGGAAGCTTCGTGCGCATGTTTCAGGTGGATCCCGAGCTGCCCGAGAGGATACGCGACGAGCTTTCCTCGCTCTACGGTGGTCCCGGAGAGATCATCGTGACCGAGGGACAGGTCGTCGAGGAGCTTCTCGCGACGGTCGAGAGCCGGGCGGTGGAGTTAATCGTCATGGGGACGAAAGGCCTGAGCGGTCTCGAGCACGTCCTCGTCGGCAGCGTCACCGAACGCATCGTCCGTCTCGCGAGAGCGCCGGTACTGAGCGTCAAGTAG
- a CDS encoding TetR/AcrR family transcriptional regulator — MTEKGSLQSSKTSGSPRLNQRRAQILEKAAHLFCVKGYDSTSMSDIADEVGITKAGLYYFVESKEHLLYLITDYGLDLLDETVIQPLEVVAEPRQHLQQLIRLHVHMVLNRPREVTIILHERTALTGVYREKILQRKKDYINYVRHLLKQLQASGDARADVDPTAATFFLLGALNWVYQWYKVDGPLSEEQLATELISLFTKGFLTRG, encoded by the coding sequence GTGACGGAGAAGGGTTCGCTTCAGAGCTCCAAGACCAGCGGCTCGCCCCGATTGAACCAGCGCCGGGCGCAAATACTGGAGAAGGCGGCCCACCTCTTCTGCGTCAAGGGCTACGACTCCACATCCATGAGCGACATCGCCGACGAAGTCGGGATCACGAAGGCGGGCCTCTACTATTTCGTGGAGAGCAAGGAGCACCTTCTTTACCTCATCACCGACTATGGCCTCGATTTGCTGGATGAGACCGTCATTCAACCTCTCGAAGTCGTCGCCGAACCCCGGCAGCATCTCCAACAACTGATACGCCTGCACGTGCACATGGTGTTGAATCGACCGCGGGAGGTGACCATTATCCTCCACGAGCGAACCGCTCTCACCGGGGTCTACCGGGAGAAGATCCTTCAGCGAAAGAAGGATTACATCAATTATGTGCGGCATCTCTTGAAACAGCTCCAGGCTAGCGGCGACGCGCGCGCCGATGTCGATCCTACTGCGGCGACTTTTTTCCTCCTCGGGGCGCTGAACTGGGTGTACCAGTGGTACAAAGTGGACGGACCGCTTTCCGAAGAGCAACTGGCCACCGAGCTCATATCCTTGTTCACCAAGGGGTTCTTGACTCGCGGGTGA